In a genomic window of [Empedobacter] haloabium:
- a CDS encoding methyl-accepting chemotaxis protein: MLSRLSIRTRLLATMAILGLLIVLTGAVGLYGIRSVNASLEDTYSDQLASSMAIAEAKNHLSRARLVQDRGVFHPDSPDLEKVLTRSDEFLQKSDAAWQRYLALPQGPAEQALADVVSQARKALVEQGLRPMAAALRANDAARIDQLAMKDMQKLYTAFSDSSDKLDAYQLEASRREFEASQAMYGTVQTLAIAAIAGGLLLIVAASVVLVRAIMRPLGEALGHFDAMSAGDLARSIDTSRHDEMGTLLKGLDAMQRQLAVTVHAVRSGSGAIAVASAEIADGNLDLSRRTEQQAASLEETASSLEELTATVRQNADNARQANQMVGSASSVARQGGQLVAQVVDTMGTITDSSRKIVDIIAVIDGIAFQTNILALNAAVEAARAGEQGRGFAVVASEVRNLAQRSAAAAKEIKALIDSSVANVDAGSALVDQAGATMTQIVTSVAQVADIMTEIMSASSEQSAGIDLIHNAVVQMDQVTQQNAALVEEAAAAAGALQEQAAALEQTVGVFRLERGAADAQRRTVPASGARLALQG, from the coding sequence ATGCTGTCTCGCTTATCGATTCGTACCCGCCTGCTCGCCACGATGGCCATTCTTGGCCTGCTCATCGTCCTGACCGGCGCCGTGGGCCTCTACGGCATCCGCTCCGTCAACGCCTCGCTGGAAGACACCTACAGCGACCAGCTGGCATCCTCGATGGCGATTGCCGAAGCGAAGAACCACCTGAGCCGCGCGCGCCTGGTGCAGGACCGCGGCGTGTTCCACCCGGACTCGCCGGACCTGGAAAAAGTACTAACCCGTTCCGACGAATTCCTGCAGAAATCCGACGCCGCCTGGCAACGCTACCTGGCGCTGCCGCAAGGCCCGGCGGAACAGGCGCTGGCCGACGTGGTGTCGCAGGCGCGCAAGGCGCTGGTCGAACAGGGGCTGCGGCCGATGGCGGCGGCACTGCGTGCCAACGACGCCGCGCGCATCGACCAGCTGGCGATGAAGGACATGCAGAAGCTGTACACGGCATTCAGCGACAGCTCGGACAAGCTCGACGCCTACCAGCTGGAAGCATCGCGCCGGGAATTCGAGGCCAGCCAGGCGATGTACGGCACCGTGCAGACCCTCGCCATCGCCGCCATCGCCGGCGGCCTGCTGCTGATCGTGGCGGCCAGCGTCGTGCTGGTGCGCGCCATCATGCGCCCGCTGGGCGAGGCGCTGGGCCACTTCGACGCCATGTCGGCGGGCGACCTGGCGCGCAGCATCGACACCAGCCGTCATGACGAGATGGGCACGCTGCTGAAGGGCCTGGACGCGATGCAGCGCCAGTTGGCCGTGACGGTGCACGCGGTACGTTCGGGCAGCGGCGCGATCGCGGTGGCCAGCGCGGAGATCGCCGACGGCAATCTGGACCTGTCGCGCCGCACCGAGCAGCAGGCGGCCAGCCTGGAAGAGACGGCCTCTTCGCTGGAAGAGCTGACCGCGACCGTGCGGCAGAACGCCGACAACGCGCGCCAGGCCAACCAGATGGTGGGCTCGGCCTCCAGCGTGGCGCGACAGGGCGGCCAGCTGGTGGCCCAGGTGGTGGACACGATGGGCACCATCACGGACTCGTCGCGCAAGATCGTCGACATCATCGCCGTCATCGACGGGATCGCGTTCCAGACCAATATCCTGGCGCTCAATGCGGCAGTGGAGGCGGCGCGCGCCGGTGAACAAGGCCGCGGCTTCGCCGTCGTCGCCAGCGAGGTGCGCAACCTGGCGCAGCGCTCGGCCGCGGCGGCCAAGGAAATCAAGGCGCTGATCGACAGCTCGGTGGCGAACGTGGACGCCGGCTCGGCGCTGGTCGACCAGGCCGGCGCCACGATGACGCAGATCGTCACCAGCGTGGCGCAGGTGGCCGACATCATGACGGAGATCATGTCGGCCAGCAGCGAGCAAAGCGCCGGCATCGACCTGATTCACAACGCCGTCGTGCAGATGGACCAGGTCACGCAGCAGAATGCGGCGCTGGTGGAGGAAGCCGCCGCGGCGGCGGGTGCGCTGCAGGAGCAGGCGGCGGCGCTGGAGCAGACGGTCGGCGTGTTCCGGCTCGAGCGTGGCGCCGCGGACGCACAGCGGCGCACCGTGCCGGCGTCTGGCGCACGGCTGGCATTGCAGGGCTGA
- a CDS encoding LacI family DNA-binding transcriptional regulator produces MTAASGAVTIRDIARVAGVSAGTISRALKNEPGLTESTRQMVLNTARDLGYDFCKLRPKRLRRLTFLLHRQHNTAASSPFYSPVLHGAEEACRKQGIVLSFMAVGPADGLADQLRIHAPDGIVCAGFFEPELLTALRGTGKPIVLIDMKLRGYSSVNPDNMMGGYLAAKHLIERGRERVGLICGSLSHYSIRERARGYRQALFDAGILADPRLEAIMPDGVDLETGAWEATESLLALPKPPDALFCYNDSAALVAMRCCLAKGLKVPHDISIVGFDDISTAVLGHRPLTTLRINKKELGAMGVELLLNGRHGAIEEQVSPVELVVRASTVC; encoded by the coding sequence ATGACGGCGGCCAGCGGCGCGGTGACGATCCGCGACATCGCCCGGGTCGCGGGCGTCTCGGCCGGCACCATCTCGCGCGCCCTGAAGAACGAGCCCGGATTGACGGAGTCGACGCGCCAGATGGTGCTGAACACGGCGCGCGACCTGGGCTACGATTTCTGCAAGCTGCGCCCGAAGCGGCTGCGCCGCCTGACGTTCCTGCTGCATCGCCAGCACAACACCGCCGCCAGCAGCCCGTTCTACTCGCCCGTGCTGCATGGCGCGGAGGAAGCCTGCCGCAAGCAGGGCATCGTGCTGTCGTTCATGGCCGTCGGTCCGGCCGACGGGCTGGCCGACCAGCTGCGCATCCACGCGCCGGACGGCATCGTCTGCGCCGGCTTCTTCGAGCCCGAGCTGCTGACCGCGCTGCGCGGCACGGGCAAGCCGATCGTGTTGATCGACATGAAGCTGCGCGGCTACAGCTCCGTCAATCCGGACAATATGATGGGCGGCTACCTGGCCGCGAAACACCTGATCGAACGGGGCCGCGAACGGGTGGGCCTGATCTGCGGCTCGCTCAGCCACTACAGCATCCGCGAACGCGCGCGCGGCTACCGGCAGGCGCTGTTCGACGCGGGCATCCTGGCCGACCCGCGCCTGGAGGCGATCATGCCGGACGGCGTGGACCTGGAAACGGGCGCGTGGGAAGCGACGGAAAGCCTGCTCGCGCTGCCGAAGCCGCCGGACGCGCTGTTCTGCTACAACGACAGCGCCGCGCTGGTGGCAATGCGCTGCTGCCTGGCCAAGGGCCTGAAGGTGCCGCACGATATTTCCATCGTGGGCTTCGACGACATCTCGACAGCCGTGCTGGGGCACCGGCCGCTGACGACGCTGCGGATCAACAAGAAGGAGTTGGGAGCGATGGGCGTCGAGCTGCTGCTGAACGGCCGCCATGGCGCGATCGAAGAGCAGGTCTCGCCGGTGGAGCTGGTGGTACGCGCCAGCACCGTGTGCTAG
- the pnp gene encoding polyribonucleotide nucleotidyltransferase has product MFNKVTKTFQYGQHTVTLETGEIARQASGAVMVSMDDTVVLATVVARKDAKPGQDFFPLTVDYIEKTYAAGKIPGGFFKREGRPSEKETLTSRLIDRPIRPLFPEGYMNEVQVIIHVLSVNPEIDPDIASMIGASAALCVAGVPFNGPIGAARVGYANGQYILNPTTTQLKTSEMDLVVAGTETAVLMVESEAKQLSEEVMLGGVVYGHEQMRAVIDAIHALVEEGGKPEMEWTPPAKNEALIAKVAQFAEAKINQAYQIKNKQSRQQALRSMHDEVIADLAAQAQAEGVDAPDSVEVGNILFDMEAKVVRSQILNGEPRIDGRDTRTVRPIAIRTSVLPRTHGSALFTRGETQALVVATLGTARDSQKIDALMGEYTDDFMLHYNMPPFATGETGRVGTPKRREVGHGRLAKRALVAALPSPEEFSYSVRLVSEITESNGSSSMASVCGGCLALMDAGVPMKAHVAGIAMGLIKEGGKFAVLSDILGDEDHLGDMDFKVAGTANGITALQMDIKIQGITKEIMQVALAQAKEGRQHILGEMQKAMPHVKTELSDFAPRLITIKINPEKIRDVIGKGGAVIRALTEETGTQIDISDEGVVTIASVDAAAGQEAKRRIEELTASVEVGKTYDGTVLKLLDFGAIVQVMPGKDGLLHISQIANERVNAVADYLKEGQQVRVKVLETDDRGRLKLSMKAADEAAPAA; this is encoded by the coding sequence ATGTTTAACAAAGTTACGAAAACCTTCCAGTACGGCCAACACACCGTGACCCTGGAAACCGGCGAGATCGCTCGCCAGGCATCCGGCGCGGTGATGGTGTCGATGGACGACACCGTCGTACTGGCAACCGTCGTGGCACGCAAGGACGCCAAGCCGGGCCAGGATTTCTTCCCGCTGACCGTCGACTACATCGAGAAGACCTATGCCGCGGGCAAGATCCCCGGTGGCTTCTTCAAGCGCGAAGGCCGTCCGTCCGAGAAGGAAACGCTGACGTCGCGCCTGATCGACCGTCCGATCCGCCCGCTGTTCCCGGAAGGTTACATGAACGAGGTGCAGGTCATCATCCACGTTCTGTCGGTAAATCCTGAGATCGACCCTGACATCGCTTCGATGATCGGTGCCTCCGCCGCCCTGTGCGTGGCCGGCGTGCCGTTCAACGGCCCGATCGGCGCCGCCCGCGTGGGTTACGCCAACGGCCAGTACATCCTGAACCCGACCACGACCCAGCTGAAGACGTCCGAGATGGACCTGGTCGTCGCCGGTACCGAAACGGCCGTGCTGATGGTCGAATCGGAAGCCAAGCAGCTGTCCGAGGAAGTCATGCTGGGCGGCGTGGTCTACGGCCACGAGCAGATGCGCGCCGTCATCGACGCGATCCACGCCCTGGTGGAAGAAGGCGGCAAGCCGGAAATGGAATGGACCCCGCCGGCCAAGAACGAAGCGCTGATCGCCAAGGTCGCCCAGTTCGCCGAAGCGAAGATCAACCAGGCTTACCAGATCAAGAACAAGCAGTCGCGCCAGCAGGCGCTGCGCTCGATGCACGACGAAGTGATCGCCGACCTGGCCGCGCAAGCGCAGGCCGAAGGCGTCGACGCACCGGATTCGGTCGAAGTGGGCAACATCCTGTTCGACATGGAAGCCAAGGTCGTGCGTTCGCAGATCCTGAACGGCGAGCCGCGCATCGACGGCCGCGACACCCGCACCGTGCGTCCGATCGCGATCCGCACCTCGGTGCTGCCGCGTACCCACGGTTCCGCGCTGTTCACCCGCGGTGAAACGCAGGCGCTGGTCGTGGCGACCCTGGGCACCGCGCGCGATTCGCAGAAGATCGACGCGCTGATGGGCGAGTACACCGACGACTTCATGCTGCACTACAACATGCCACCGTTCGCCACCGGCGAAACGGGCCGCGTGGGCACGCCGAAGCGCCGCGAAGTGGGCCACGGCCGCCTGGCCAAGCGCGCGCTGGTCGCCGCGCTGCCGTCGCCGGAAGAGTTCAGCTACTCCGTGCGCCTGGTGTCCGAGATCACCGAATCGAACGGTTCCTCGTCGATGGCATCCGTCTGCGGCGGCTGCCTGGCGCTGATGGACGCGGGCGTGCCGATGAAGGCGCACGTCGCCGGCATCGCGATGGGCCTGATCAAGGAAGGCGGCAAGTTCGCCGTGCTGTCCGACATCCTGGGTGACGAAGACCACCTGGGCGACATGGACTTCAAGGTCGCCGGCACCGCCAACGGCATCACGGCGCTGCAGATGGACATCAAGATCCAGGGCATCACGAAGGAGATCATGCAGGTGGCACTGGCGCAAGCCAAGGAAGGCCGCCAGCACATCCTGGGCGAGATGCAGAAGGCCATGCCGCACGTGAAGACGGAACTGTCCGACTTCGCACCGCGCCTGATCACCATCAAGATCAACCCGGAAAAGATCCGTGACGTGATCGGCAAGGGCGGCGCCGTGATCCGCGCGCTGACCGAGGAAACCGGCACGCAGATCGACATCAGCGACGAAGGCGTGGTCACCATCGCCTCCGTCGATGCCGCCGCCGGCCAGGAAGCCAAGCGCCGCATCGAAGAGCTGACGGCATCGGTCGAAGTGGGCAAGACCTACGACGGCACCGTCCTGAAACTGCTGGACTTCGGCGCCATCGTGCAGGTCATGCCAGGCAAGGACGGCCTGCTGCACATCTCGCAGATCGCCAACGAGCGCGTCAACGCCGTGGCCGACTACCTGAAAGAAGGCCAGCAAGTGCGCGTCAAGGTCCTGGAAACGGACGACCGCGGCCGCCTGAAGCTGTCGATGAAGGCAGCGGACGAAGCCGCGCCGGCAGCGTAA
- a CDS encoding sugar MFS transporter, with amino-acid sequence MDHSTPARLHQPPAPARAALQPSLNQSHTVPLIVITILFFMWGLLTSLNDVLIPHLKGIYTLNYVQAMLVQFCFFGAYFIVSLPAGMLIRRIGYKRGAVTGLVVAAAGCALFYPAANSGYGLFLFAFFVLASGITVLQVAANPFVTVLGPPAQASSRLTLTQAFNSLGTTIAPALGGMLILAQVPGAVASRANEAAAVQGPYLALAGALLLLAVLFAVVRLPSITHDDGLPELPGQARTSVLKQRHLLLGAIGIFLYVGAEVSIGSFLINFLGEDRIAGLSHAAAANYVSWYWGGAMVGRFVGFAVMRHVSPGKALAFNATATIVLVLLAVFGQGTLAMWALIAVGLFNSIMFPTIFSMALHKLGAQTGQGSGILCMAIVGGAIVPFVQGFLADAIGLQLSFLVPAACYLFILYFGVRYAGMYIDEIKAV; translated from the coding sequence ATGGATCATTCCACCCCCGCGCGGCTGCACCAGCCGCCGGCCCCGGCGCGTGCCGCCCTGCAGCCTTCTCTAAATCAGTCGCATACGGTCCCGCTGATCGTCATCACGATCCTGTTCTTCATGTGGGGCCTGCTGACCTCCCTGAACGACGTGCTGATCCCGCACCTGAAGGGCATCTATACGCTCAACTACGTGCAGGCGATGCTGGTGCAGTTCTGCTTCTTCGGTGCCTACTTCATCGTCTCGCTGCCGGCCGGGATGCTGATCCGCCGCATCGGCTACAAGCGCGGCGCCGTCACGGGCCTGGTCGTCGCCGCCGCCGGCTGCGCGCTGTTCTACCCGGCGGCGAACAGCGGCTACGGCCTGTTCCTGTTCGCGTTCTTCGTGCTCGCTTCCGGCATCACCGTGCTGCAGGTGGCAGCCAACCCGTTCGTGACGGTACTGGGGCCGCCGGCCCAGGCGTCGAGCCGCCTGACCCTGACACAGGCCTTCAACTCGCTCGGCACGACGATCGCGCCGGCGCTGGGCGGCATGCTGATCCTGGCGCAGGTGCCGGGTGCCGTCGCCAGCCGTGCCAACGAGGCGGCCGCCGTGCAGGGACCCTACCTGGCGCTGGCCGGCGCGCTGTTGCTGCTGGCCGTGCTGTTCGCCGTCGTGCGCCTGCCCTCGATCACGCATGACGACGGCCTGCCGGAACTGCCGGGCCAGGCCCGCACTTCGGTGCTGAAGCAGCGCCATCTGCTGCTGGGCGCCATCGGCATCTTCCTGTACGTCGGCGCGGAGGTGAGCATCGGCAGCTTCCTGATCAATTTCCTGGGCGAGGACCGCATCGCCGGGCTGTCGCACGCGGCCGCCGCCAACTACGTCAGCTGGTACTGGGGTGGCGCCATGGTGGGCCGCTTCGTCGGTTTCGCCGTCATGCGCCACGTCAGCCCGGGCAAGGCGCTGGCGTTCAACGCCACGGCCACGATCGTGCTGGTGCTGCTGGCGGTATTCGGGCAGGGCACGCTCGCGATGTGGGCGCTGATCGCCGTCGGCCTGTTCAACTCCATCATGTTCCCCACCATCTTCAGCATGGCGCTGCACAAGCTGGGCGCGCAGACGGGGCAGGGCTCCGGCATCCTGTGCATGGCCATCGTCGGCGGTGCCATCGTGCCGTTCGTGCAGGGCTTCCTGGCCGATGCCATCGGCCTGCAGCTGTCGTTCCTGGTGCCGGCCGCCTGCTACCTGTTCATCCTGTACTTCGGCGTGCGCTATGCCGGCATGTACATCGACGAGATCAAGGCGGTATGA
- the rpsO gene encoding 30S ribosomal protein S15 encodes MTVENINKAAIIADNARGQNDTGSPEVQVALLTARINELNSHFKEHTKDHHSRRGLIKMVNRRKSLLSYLKGKDANRYRDLIAKLGLRK; translated from the coding sequence ATGACTGTAGAAAACATCAACAAAGCCGCGATCATCGCGGACAACGCACGTGGTCAGAACGACACGGGTTCCCCGGAAGTCCAGGTTGCGCTGCTGACCGCACGCATCAACGAACTGAACTCCCACTTCAAGGAACACACGAAGGATCACCACTCCCGTCGTGGCCTGATCAAGATGGTCAACCGTCGTAAGAGCCTGCTGTCTTACCTGAAAGGCAAGGACGCCAACCGTTACCGCGATCTGATCGCCAAGCTCGGTCTGCGTAAGTAA
- a CDS encoding carbohydrate kinase, with protein MDYPEFVAAGEALTDLIVADPTQQRWLSVTGGSTWNVARTMARLGLPSAFAGAISRDVFGDALWRATEAAGLDTRFTQRLDKAPLLAVVHRLDPPAYFFVGDDSADLHFDAARLPAGWQAHCRWLHFGGISLAREPLAGKLLALARQAKEAGIGISYDPNYRQLMDERYDATLQAMTALADVVKVSEEDLVGLFRHADTAAAFERLRSFNPAARYLYTRGAEGASLHMGDESWHMPAPVVAVADTVGAGDASIAAFVHSLLREPGRTPLQHLQCAVAAGAAACLGAGATPPTLAQIAQLMAGSA; from the coding sequence ATGGACTACCCGGAATTCGTGGCGGCCGGCGAAGCCCTGACCGACCTGATCGTTGCCGATCCGACGCAGCAGCGCTGGCTCAGCGTGACGGGCGGCTCGACGTGGAACGTGGCACGCACGATGGCGCGCCTGGGCCTGCCCAGCGCCTTCGCCGGCGCCATCAGCCGCGACGTGTTCGGCGACGCGCTGTGGCGCGCCACCGAGGCGGCCGGCCTGGATACCCGCTTCACGCAGCGCCTCGACAAGGCCCCGCTGCTGGCGGTCGTGCACCGGCTCGACCCGCCCGCCTACTTTTTTGTCGGCGACGACAGCGCCGACCTGCATTTCGACGCGGCCCGGCTGCCGGCCGGCTGGCAGGCGCACTGCCGCTGGCTGCACTTCGGCGGCATCAGCCTGGCACGCGAGCCGCTAGCCGGCAAGCTGCTCGCGCTGGCGCGCCAGGCGAAGGAGGCCGGCATCGGGATCAGTTATGACCCGAACTATCGCCAGCTGATGGACGAGCGCTACGACGCCACGCTGCAGGCGATGACGGCGCTGGCGGACGTGGTCAAGGTGTCGGAGGAAGACCTGGTGGGGCTGTTCCGCCATGCCGATACGGCGGCCGCGTTCGAACGGCTGCGCAGCTTCAACCCGGCCGCGCGCTACCTGTACACGCGCGGTGCCGAAGGCGCGTCGCTGCACATGGGTGACGAGTCCTGGCACATGCCGGCACCCGTGGTGGCGGTGGCGGACACGGTGGGCGCGGGCGACGCCAGCATCGCCGCCTTCGTCCACAGCCTGCTGCGTGAACCGGGCCGCACGCCGCTGCAGCACCTGCAATGCGCGGTGGCGGCCGGCGCCGCCGCATGCCTGGGCGCCGGGGCTACGCCGCCGACGCTGGCACAGATCGCGCAGCTGATGGCCGGTAGCGCGTGA
- a CDS encoding PQQ-dependent sugar dehydrogenase: protein MKPILAATLALCASASHAAPATTDATRLYQAHCAQCHGANLEGAAGPSLVDKQWLHGQPTRANLVKLIAQGVPDKGMPAWSQTLSRAQIDQLAAYIEPGARRPAAAPSQPAPGRDAALSRLTLPKGFTIAVYAEGVESARSLAVSSSGIVYVGSRKAGKVYALVDADRDGVADKVVTIATGLNNPIGVTLLNGALYVAEIGRVIRFDDIDRSYANKPAYKVVKDDLPDDKWHGEKVIKAGPDGKLYIPVGSPCNTCDKEDQAYSKIWRMNPDGSGWEAYAGGIRNTVGFAFHPLTKELWFTDNGPDEMGDNTPSCELNVAPKKGLHFGFPYCHGGVFPDPKYGKAGSCAAYVPPVAKLGPHVAPLGLAFYTGTQFPAQYRNQVFVAEHGSWNRTQKIGYKVVLVTLHGNQEVTTTDFIDGFLQGDDVSGRPVDIAVLADGSMLVSDDHAGRIYRVTYNGK, encoded by the coding sequence ATGAAACCCATCCTCGCCGCCACCCTCGCCCTGTGCGCGAGCGCCAGCCACGCCGCCCCCGCCACGACCGATGCCACCCGCCTGTACCAGGCCCACTGCGCGCAGTGCCATGGCGCCAACCTGGAAGGCGCGGCCGGCCCGAGCCTGGTGGACAAGCAGTGGCTGCACGGCCAGCCGACCCGCGCCAACCTGGTCAAGCTGATCGCCCAGGGCGTGCCGGACAAGGGCATGCCCGCGTGGTCGCAGACGCTGTCGCGCGCGCAGATCGACCAGCTGGCGGCCTATATCGAGCCTGGCGCGCGCCGGCCGGCCGCTGCGCCAAGCCAGCCAGCACCCGGCAGGGACGCCGCCCTGTCCCGCCTGACCCTGCCGAAAGGCTTCACGATCGCCGTCTACGCCGAGGGGGTCGAATCGGCCCGCTCGCTGGCCGTGTCGAGCAGCGGCATCGTCTACGTCGGCTCGCGCAAGGCCGGCAAGGTGTACGCGCTGGTGGACGCCGATCGCGACGGCGTGGCCGACAAGGTGGTGACGATCGCCACAGGCCTGAACAACCCGATCGGCGTGACCCTGCTGAACGGCGCGCTGTACGTGGCGGAGATCGGCCGCGTGATCCGCTTCGACGACATCGACCGCAGCTACGCCAACAAGCCGGCCTACAAGGTCGTCAAGGATGACCTGCCGGACGACAAATGGCACGGCGAGAAGGTCATCAAGGCGGGACCGGACGGCAAGCTGTACATCCCGGTCGGCTCGCCCTGCAATACCTGCGACAAGGAAGACCAGGCTTACTCGAAGATCTGGCGCATGAACCCCGACGGTTCGGGCTGGGAAGCCTACGCCGGCGGCATCCGCAACACGGTCGGCTTCGCGTTCCATCCGCTGACGAAGGAACTGTGGTTTACCGATAACGGCCCGGACGAGATGGGCGACAACACGCCGTCCTGCGAACTGAACGTGGCGCCGAAGAAAGGCCTGCATTTCGGCTTCCCTTACTGCCACGGCGGCGTGTTCCCCGATCCCAAGTACGGCAAGGCCGGCAGCTGCGCGGCCTACGTGCCGCCGGTGGCGAAGCTGGGACCGCACGTGGCGCCGCTGGGCCTGGCCTTCTACACCGGCACGCAGTTCCCGGCGCAGTACCGCAACCAGGTGTTCGTGGCCGAACACGGCTCCTGGAACCGCACGCAGAAGATCGGCTACAAGGTCGTCCTCGTCACGCTGCACGGCAACCAGGAAGTGACGACGACGGACTTCATCGACGGTTTCCTGCAGGGCGACGACGTCAGCGGCCGGCCGGTGGACATTGCCGTGCTGGCCGACGGTTCGATGCTGGTCTCGGACGACCATGCGGGCCGCATCTACCGCGTCACATATAACGGAAAGTAA
- a CDS encoding AGE family epimerase/isomerase produces MLPDFHARETLLRHIRDTRNFYDPRSVDPSGGFYHFYKDDGAVYDAHTRHLVSSTRFIFNYAMAWRQFGEEADRQRLRHGLAFLRDVHRNSATGGYAWELQWRDGGKTVTDATNHCYGLAFVLLAYAHALMAGELDARAHVAETFELMERHFWEPAHGLYADEASADWQVSGYRGQNANMHACEALIAAFEATGETRYLHRAETLARNIALRQAALADDLVWEHYRADWSVDPDYNRHDSSNIFRPWGYQPGHLTEWAKLLLILERHQAHLAGPSDWLLPRAIHFFDAALDKAWDRQHGGIHYGFGPDGSICDGHKYFWVQAESLAAAALLGARTGEARFWDWYDRLWAYSWEHFVDHQHGAWYRILAADNRKLTDEKSPAGKVDYHTMGACYEVLNVLED; encoded by the coding sequence ATGTTACCAGATTTCCATGCACGTGAAACCCTGTTGCGGCATATCCGCGACACCCGCAATTTCTACGATCCCCGCTCGGTGGACCCGAGCGGCGGCTTCTATCACTTCTACAAGGACGACGGCGCCGTCTACGACGCGCACACGCGCCACCTCGTCAGCAGCACGCGCTTCATCTTCAACTACGCGATGGCGTGGCGCCAGTTCGGCGAGGAGGCCGACCGCCAGCGCCTGCGCCATGGCCTGGCCTTCCTGCGCGACGTGCACCGCAACAGCGCCACCGGCGGCTATGCCTGGGAGCTGCAATGGCGGGACGGCGGCAAGACCGTCACCGACGCGACCAACCACTGCTACGGCCTGGCCTTCGTGCTGCTCGCCTACGCGCACGCGCTGATGGCGGGCGAGCTCGATGCGCGCGCGCATGTGGCCGAAACGTTCGAACTGATGGAGCGCCATTTCTGGGAGCCGGCGCACGGGCTGTACGCGGACGAGGCCAGCGCCGACTGGCAGGTCTCGGGCTACCGCGGCCAGAACGCCAACATGCATGCCTGCGAGGCGCTGATCGCCGCGTTCGAAGCAACCGGCGAGACGCGCTACCTGCACCGCGCCGAGACGCTGGCGCGCAACATCGCGCTGCGCCAGGCCGCGCTGGCGGACGACCTGGTGTGGGAGCACTATCGCGCCGACTGGTCGGTCGATCCGGACTACAACCGCCACGACAGCAGCAACATCTTCCGCCCCTGGGGCTACCAGCCGGGCCACCTGACCGAATGGGCCAAGCTGCTGCTGATCCTGGAGCGCCACCAGGCTCACCTGGCCGGACCGTCCGACTGGCTGCTGCCGCGCGCGATCCACTTCTTCGACGCGGCGCTGGACAAGGCCTGGGACCGCCAGCACGGCGGCATCCATTACGGCTTCGGGCCGGACGGCAGCATCTGCGACGGCCACAAATACTTCTGGGTGCAGGCCGAAAGCCTGGCCGCCGCCGCGCTGCTGGGCGCCCGCACCGGCGAGGCGCGCTTCTGGGACTGGTACGACCGGCTGTGGGCCTACAGCTGGGAGCATTTCGTCGACCACCAGCATGGCGCGTGGTACCGCATCCTCGCCGCCGACAACCGCAAGCTGACCGACGAGAAAAGCCCGGCCGGCAAGGTGGACTATCACACCATGGGCGCCTGCTACGAAGTGCTGAACGTGCTGGAGGACTGA
- a CDS encoding serine endopeptidase, which yields MSKAMRLSEKWFQRGLWLVAFAFAGFLIGLGGKVVENLNLVEEPLTVEQFIDPRQDAASHATQKEAYQVMQEADDALEQARQRHKVAAANSQTARETFDNWLATRHATARPEQDTELLARTRQLDQLKAAEREALAAVEKQEQIHLDAQQRHAAAIQQHDALEAGAQEPYARAIQLRELRVFGYRLALTLPLLLVAGWLWRHQRKGTWWPFVWGFIFFALFAFFVELVPYLPSYGGYVRYVVGILITVLVGRQAILSLQRYLERQRAAEALPDNQRRESLSLDYDAALTRMGKGVCPGCERPVDLKDPALDYCPHCGIGLFKRCGACATRRNAFTRFCFSCGTPGEVNKAPA from the coding sequence ATGAGTAAAGCGATGCGGCTGTCCGAAAAGTGGTTCCAGCGTGGCTTGTGGCTGGTGGCGTTCGCGTTTGCGGGCTTTCTGATCGGGCTGGGTGGCAAGGTCGTCGAGAACCTCAATCTCGTCGAGGAACCGCTGACGGTGGAGCAGTTCATCGATCCGCGCCAGGACGCGGCCTCCCATGCGACGCAGAAGGAAGCGTACCAGGTCATGCAGGAAGCCGACGACGCGCTCGAGCAGGCGCGCCAGCGCCACAAAGTCGCCGCCGCCAACAGCCAGACCGCCCGTGAGACATTCGATAACTGGCTGGCAACGCGCCATGCGACGGCGCGCCCGGAGCAGGATACCGAGCTGCTGGCAAGGACGCGCCAGCTCGACCAACTGAAGGCGGCCGAGCGTGAGGCACTGGCGGCTGTCGAGAAGCAGGAGCAGATCCACCTGGACGCGCAGCAGCGGCATGCGGCGGCCATCCAGCAACATGACGCACTCGAGGCTGGCGCCCAGGAGCCATATGCTCGTGCAATACAGCTGCGCGAACTGCGCGTGTTCGGCTACCGCCTGGCGCTGACCCTGCCGCTGCTGCTGGTCGCCGGCTGGCTGTGGCGGCACCAGCGCAAGGGCACCTGGTGGCCGTTCGTGTGGGGTTTCATCTTCTTCGCGCTGTTCGCCTTCTTCGTCGAGCTGGTGCCCTACCTGCCCAGCTATGGCGGATACGTCCGCTACGTGGTCGGCATTCTGATCACCGTGCTGGTCGGCCGGCAGGCCATCCTCTCGCTGCAGCGTTACCTGGAGCGCCAGCGGGCGGCCGAGGCGCTGCCGGATAACCAGCGGCGCGAGAGCCTGAGCCTGGACTACGACGCGGCGCTGACGCGGATGGGCAAGGGCGTGTGCCCTGGCTGCGAGCGGCCGGTGGACCTGAAGGACCCGGCACTCGATTACTGCCCGCATTGCGGCATCGGGCTGTTCAAGCGCTGCGGCGCGTGCGCGACGCGGCGCAATGCGTTCACCCGGTTCTGCTTCTCCTGCGGCACGCCAGGGGAAGTGAACAAGGCGCCGGCGTAG